TTGTTGGTAAAAACTTAAGCAAGTTTGTGAGAAAAGTAAAAGGAAGTTTAAAATATTTTTTCTTTCCTGGGACTTTGTTTGAAGCTCTTGGATTTGAATATTATGGACCTATTGACGGTCATGATATAGAAAGACTTTGTGAGGTATTCAAAAGTGTTAAAGATTTTGAAAGACCTGTTTTGGTTCATGTTGTTACACAAAAAGGTAAAGGATATGAACATGCTGAAAGATTTCCAGAAAAATTCCATGGTGTTCCACCATTTGACATAGAAACAGGAAATCACTTATCTGACAATACTTCAAAGACATTTTCTGAGGTTTTAGGTGATAAGCTTTGCGAGCTTGCCAAGCGCAATCCAAAGATATTAGCAATTACCGCTGCAATGCCAGATGGTACTGGTCTTAGCAGGTTTGCAAAGATGTATCCTCAAAGGTTTTTTGACGTTGGAATAGCAGAGGAACATGCGGTCACTTTTGCAGGTGCTCTTGCTAAAGAGGGATTTAAACCATTTGTGGCTATATATTCAACCTTCCTGCAAAGAGCTTTTGACCAGATTATTCATGATGTGTGTCTTCAAAATTTGAATGTGGTCTTCTGTGTAGACCGAGCAGGTCTTGTAGGCGAGGATGGAGAAACACACCATGGAAGTTTTGATATATCGTATTTGAGCCTAATTCCAAACTTGACATTGATGGTGCCAAAGGATACAAAAGAATTTGAAATGATGTTGGAATTTGCAGCTTTCTACCAGGACGGCCCTATTGCAATAAGGTATCCACGCGGGAGCTGTAAGCAAGTTGGTCTTTACGATGAAATTAAACTTTCTGAACCAGAGATATTAAAAGAAGGAGTGAATCTGGCTATATTTTCTATTGGAAGACATGTTTCAATGTTGTATGATATTATTAGCAAAAACAAGTTGGATGCAACACTGGTAAATGTAAGATTTATAAAACCTTTGAATACCAAGATTATAAAAAGAATAGTAAATACACATAAAAAGATTTTAATTGTAGAGGACAACAGTATTATCGGTGGACTTGGTGAAAAAATAAAAAGTATTATAGCTGAAGAAAAATCAGTAGAGATTAAGCACATAGCTATACCTGATAGATTTATTCCTCATGGTTCAATTTTTCAGCTTTATTCTATGCTCGGGATGGATAGAGAAAACTTAACAAAAATTGTTATGGAGCTGATAGAGAGTTGAAAAAGAGGGCTGATTTACTTCTTGTTGAAAAAGGTCTAGTAGAATCACGTGAAAAGGCAAGAGCGTTAATTTTGAGTGGTAACGTATATGTGAATAATCAAAAAATAGAAAAAGCAGGGGAAATGATAGATGAAAGGAGCCAGATAATAATTAAAGAGCCACTAAAATATGTCAGTAGAGGCGGTCTTAAACTTGAAAAGGCTTTAGATTTTTTTAAAATTTCGGTTGAAGGCAAAATAGCCCTTGACATTGGTGCTTCAACAGGAGGGTTTACAGACTGTTTGCTCCAACATGGCGCTAAAAAGGTTTACTGTGTTGATGTTGGATATGGTCAGCTTGCATGGAAGTTAAGAGAGGACCCGAGAGTAGTAAATTTTGAAAAGACTAATTTTAGGTACTTTGACAGAAAAAGTATTCAGGATAAAATTGATATTATAGTATGCGATGTCTCCTTTATTTCTTTGAACCTAATTGCAGAGAAGGTAAAAGAGTTCATGGAGAACAGCACAGAAGGTATTTTACTAATAAAACCCCAGTTTGAAGCAGGAAGAAAGGAGGTTGGAAAAAGAGGAGTTGTAAAGTCTAAGGAAACTCATAAAAGTGTGATCAAAAAGGTAATTGATCACTATTTTTCTCTCGGAATCTCAATCAAGGGTTTGACATATTCGCCAATCACAGGGCCAGAGGGGAATATAGAGTATCTTCTCTATATTAAAATGGAAGATGAGACCGAAAATAACATAGTTGACATTACGATAGAAGAAATTGTCAACCAAGCCTTTGAAACATTTGGTCAGAAAAAGTAAAAATTTGGAGGTTATTTGTTATGAAATTAACAAAGATTAAGGAACTTTTAAATTGCAGGGTTTATTTCGAGCCTGAAGATCTATGTAACGAAGAATTTTTAAATGCATGTGGCTCTGACCTTATGAGTGACGTTTTGGCATTTGTAAAAGAAAAGGTGATTTTATTGACAGGTCTTGTAAATCCTCAAGTGGTAAGGACTGCAGAGATGATGGATATAAAAGCTGTGATAATTGTTCGAGGGAAACAACCATCTGAAGAAATGTTAAAACTTGCAAAAGAAAAGTGTATAGCTCTTCTTGGAACTGACTATCCAATGTTTCAAGCATGTGGAATACTTTATGAAAACGGACTTGGGAAAGAAAGGTGCTGCTGAGAAAGATGCTGCTTGAGCTGGAATTTGAGATTGAGCCAGGTAATTTTATATTAGCAGGGGAAGCTTCTTCTAAGATTAAGGAGACTCTAAAGAAACTTGGTGTAAAACCAGAGATACTTAAAAAAGTTGCAATTGTCTCTTATGAAGCAGAGATGAATATTGTTATACATTCTATTGGTGGGATTTTAAAAGCTGTAATTTCAAAAGATAAGATTGAAATAGTAGCTCAAGATGATGGACCTGGCATTGAAGATATTGAGCTTGCTATGAAAGAAGGATATTCCACCGCTCCAGAAGAGATAAGAAACTTGGGATTTGGAGCAGGTATGGGTCTTCCAAACATGAAGAAGTATTCAGATTATTTTGAGATTGAATCACAAAAAGGAAAAGGTACAAGGGTATATATGGTTATTTACAATAAATGACTATCTTTAATATTTAGGGAAGTGAATAATAAATGAAAAATTTACATTCTATAATGCTTGACAAAGAAAAATGTAAAGGATGTACAAACTGTATTAAAAGATGTCCAACTGAAGCCATTAGAGTTCGAAACTCAAAAGCAAGGATTATTGACCAAAGGTGCATAGACTGCGGAGAATGCATAAGGACATGCCCGTACCATGCGAAATATGCCATTACTGACAGTTTAGAGGAAATCAATAAATTTCAATATAAAGTTGCACTGCCAGCCCCTTCGTTTTACGCTCAGTTTGAGGTTGATGATGTGAATAAGCTTCTGTATGCTTTGCTTAACCTTGGGTTTGATGATATATTTGAGGTAGCAAAAGCAGCTGAGATAGTAACCCACTTTACAAAGCAGTTTATTCTTTCTGATAAAAACAAAAAACCAGTAATTTCCTCTGCATGCCCAGCAGTTGTAAGGCTTATTCAAACAAAATTTCCGGACTTAATCGAGAATATTCTGCCAATTGCTTCACCTATGGAAGTTGCTGCATATATTGCTAAGAAAAAGATACATAAAGAAAAAGGAATTGATGAAGACAAAATAGGCGCTTTTTTTATATCTCCATGTGCAGCAAAGATGACATATATAAATAATCCTCTTGGTTTTGAGCGTTCATACGTGGATGGAGTAATAGCGATAAAAGATATTTATGGACTTGTAAGAAGTAAGCTAAGAGAAATAAAAGTTATAAAGCCTCTTTCAATTACCTCAGGCAAA
The sequence above is drawn from the Caldicellulosiruptor bescii DSM 6725 genome and encodes:
- a CDS encoding ATP-binding protein, whose product is MLLELEFEIEPGNFILAGEASSKIKETLKKLGVKPEILKKVAIVSYEAEMNIVIHSIGGILKAVISKDKIEIVAQDDGPGIEDIELAMKEGYSTAPEEIRNLGFGAGMGLPNMKKYSDYFEIESQKGKGTRVYMVIYNK
- the dxs gene encoding 1-deoxy-D-xylulose-5-phosphate synthase; the protein is MGILEKVNYPEDIKRLSISELYELAEEIREFLLYNIANTGGHLAANLGVVELTLALLKVFDPPKDKIVWDVGHQCYVYKILTGRKQKFNTLRKFGGLSGFPKSKESIYDSFDTGHSSTSISVALGFAVARDLKNEDYDVIAVIGDGALTGGLAYEGLNNAGRYNGKLLVILNDNDMSISKNVGAIAKYLSKVRTKPRYFKLKKAADSLVEGIPIVGKNLSKFVRKVKGSLKYFFFPGTLFEALGFEYYGPIDGHDIERLCEVFKSVKDFERPVLVHVVTQKGKGYEHAERFPEKFHGVPPFDIETGNHLSDNTSKTFSEVLGDKLCELAKRNPKILAITAAMPDGTGLSRFAKMYPQRFFDVGIAEEHAVTFAGALAKEGFKPFVAIYSTFLQRAFDQIIHDVCLQNLNVVFCVDRAGLVGEDGETHHGSFDISYLSLIPNLTLMVPKDTKEFEMMLEFAAFYQDGPIAIRYPRGSCKQVGLYDEIKLSEPEILKEGVNLAIFSIGRHVSMLYDIISKNKLDATLVNVRFIKPLNTKIIKRIVNTHKKILIVEDNSIIGGLGEKIKSIIAEEKSVEIKHIAIPDRFIPHGSIFQLYSMLGMDRENLTKIVMELIES
- a CDS encoding [Fe-Fe] hydrogenase large subunit C-terminal domain-containing protein yields the protein MKNLHSIMLDKEKCKGCTNCIKRCPTEAIRVRNSKARIIDQRCIDCGECIRTCPYHAKYAITDSLEEINKFQYKVALPAPSFYAQFEVDDVNKLLYALLNLGFDDIFEVAKAAEIVTHFTKQFILSDKNKKPVISSACPAVVRLIQTKFPDLIENILPIASPMEVAAYIAKKKIHKEKGIDEDKIGAFFISPCAAKMTYINNPLGFERSYVDGVIAIKDIYGLVRSKLREIKVIKPLSITSGKGIGWAASGGESLALEIEEYINVDGIHNVVKVLEEIENGRLKDITYFEGLACTGGCVGGPLAVENPYVAKNRIKRLSSKLKDKEESLSAWTAEIINSFSLRLEDVLFEKELETNPVLELDSDIERAIEKFEKANNILSILPGLDCGACGSPTCKTLAEDIVRGFANDTDCIFILRESIKELANKMVELSNKLPPSLERNDE
- a CDS encoding TlyA family RNA methyltransferase; translation: MKKRADLLLVEKGLVESREKARALILSGNVYVNNQKIEKAGEMIDERSQIIIKEPLKYVSRGGLKLEKALDFFKISVEGKIALDIGASTGGFTDCLLQHGAKKVYCVDVGYGQLAWKLREDPRVVNFEKTNFRYFDRKSIQDKIDIIVCDVSFISLNLIAEKVKEFMENSTEGILLIKPQFEAGRKEVGKRGVVKSKETHKSVIKKVIDHYFSLGISIKGLTYSPITGPEGNIEYLLYIKMEDETENNIVDITIEEIVNQAFETFGQKK